One segment of Pseudobacteriovorax antillogorgiicola DNA contains the following:
- a CDS encoding CheB methylesterase domain-containing protein yields the protein MKLVVIGSSTGGVRTLEKIFHGMGRLNCSLVIVQHISRPFDQKLAENLASQCDMKVTCCRETQRMTLGDMYVAPGNLHLQLKGQKLEPTEGELVNYVKPSIDMMMKSIPRGYPDEIHAILLTGMGKDGVDGIKYLKERHQTTVIAQSEETCSVFGIPKNAIKSGLVDKILSPDEIREYLIKTFS from the coding sequence ATGAAACTGGTGGTGATAGGCTCATCGACCGGAGGTGTGCGAACCTTGGAAAAAATATTCCATGGTATGGGGCGCCTTAATTGCAGCCTTGTCATCGTCCAGCATATCAGTCGCCCCTTCGATCAGAAGCTGGCCGAAAACTTGGCGAGCCAATGTGATATGAAAGTCACTTGTTGCCGTGAAACCCAGCGCATGACGCTCGGTGATATGTACGTGGCGCCTGGTAATCTGCACTTACAATTAAAAGGCCAAAAGCTTGAACCGACGGAGGGTGAGCTTGTCAATTATGTCAAACCCTCCATCGATATGATGATGAAATCGATTCCAAGAGGCTATCCAGATGAAATCCATGCGATTCTTTTGACTGGTATGGGGAAAGATGGAGTTGATGGTATCAAGTACTTAAAGGAACGGCATCAAACCACAGTGATCGCTCAGTCTGAAGAAACCTGCTCTGTCTTTGGCATTCCCAAAAATGCCATCAAGTCGGGATTGGTTGATAAGATTCTATCCCCCGATGAGATCCGCGAATACCTCATTAAAACATTTTCCTAA
- a CDS encoding PAS domain-containing hybrid sensor histidine kinase/response regulator — protein sequence MEESRLKKRLERTKEKVAILEKLLEEKTREAFLSAEEARESYKSLTRIFSAIPDPLIVTDSHLTIQDCNDMVLTKFGYDRDGFVGQKLSDFVISSSRDWKDFCVEDVSKSTESEIVRNADGSSTPVMISVSHASQSAHDEAYIFILKDISLRLELEKEREQAKQRLEQQVQERTRDLELAKVAAEQANEAKSLFLANMSHEIRTPLNALSGIISLLLKDTLTPSVTNNIQKLKIASDSLLGIVNNILDFTKIETGELEVETIQFDLSKLMSDLEALFHVAAKKKGIALKFYVENGLNTHRCGDMHRMRQVMTNLISNAIKFTSEGSVIISLDSAATEAEPDTIAISVVDTGVGIDPQKVDSIFDPFTQEDESTTRVFGGTGLGLSICKHIVERLGGTIRCQSIKGSGSTFQVIMPLESVDDSVAVDSKPSSVGGLPQTRILIVEDNEMNQDVMGMVLEKLGQKYTIKGNGLLGLEEATQAKYDMIFMDCQMPVMDGFTAAENIRSHELSINKKTPIIAMTANALKAMKERCLSSGMDDYVTKPLTIGKVTETIVKWAPVDCAESQDPKLDSEPQLETVSAPELGEGDSGDNQIIDWAIIDDLEFLSSPKENYVEQQVGKFLAVWQSYECEIKLVEVPEELANKTHKFKTSCGIVGARQAVSRCAEMEKLARAYEIDQFWRVLDQLRQDVEHARTELQKYLAKKVA from the coding sequence ATGGAAGAAAGCCGGCTAAAGAAGCGACTTGAGCGTACTAAAGAAAAAGTGGCTATTCTAGAAAAGCTGCTGGAAGAGAAAACCCGCGAAGCATTCTTGTCTGCTGAAGAGGCTCGTGAATCGTATAAGAGTCTGACGCGAATCTTTTCTGCTATCCCTGACCCACTTATCGTCACCGATTCGCATCTCACGATTCAAGACTGCAACGACATGGTCCTGACAAAGTTTGGTTATGACCGAGACGGCTTTGTCGGTCAGAAACTGAGTGATTTTGTTATTTCTTCGAGCCGTGATTGGAAGGACTTTTGTGTCGAGGATGTAAGCAAGAGTACCGAATCTGAAATAGTTCGCAATGCCGATGGTAGTTCTACTCCGGTGATGATCTCTGTATCTCATGCCTCTCAAAGCGCCCATGATGAGGCCTATATATTTATCCTTAAAGATATCTCTCTGCGTCTGGAGCTTGAAAAGGAAAGGGAGCAGGCCAAGCAGCGGTTGGAACAGCAGGTGCAGGAACGGACCCGTGATCTAGAGCTTGCGAAAGTTGCAGCAGAACAGGCAAACGAAGCCAAATCATTGTTCTTAGCCAATATGAGTCATGAAATTCGGACACCACTCAATGCCTTAAGCGGCATCATTTCCTTGCTGTTAAAAGACACACTTACGCCGTCGGTGACGAATAACATCCAAAAGCTTAAAATTGCAAGCGATAGTCTATTGGGGATTGTGAACAATATCTTAGACTTCACTAAGATCGAGACAGGGGAACTTGAGGTTGAAACAATTCAATTCGACCTTTCCAAACTAATGAGTGATTTAGAAGCTCTCTTTCACGTAGCAGCAAAAAAGAAGGGTATCGCACTTAAATTCTACGTTGAAAACGGACTCAATACCCATCGCTGCGGGGACATGCATCGTATGCGGCAGGTTATGACGAATCTTATTTCCAATGCTATCAAGTTTACCTCGGAAGGGAGTGTTATCATCTCCCTCGATTCGGCTGCGACTGAAGCTGAACCGGATACTATAGCGATCTCCGTAGTGGATACGGGTGTCGGGATCGATCCGCAGAAAGTAGACTCAATTTTCGATCCATTTACCCAAGAAGATGAGTCAACCACCCGTGTGTTTGGTGGCACAGGCTTAGGCTTATCGATTTGCAAGCATATAGTCGAAAGACTTGGAGGGACGATTCGGTGTCAATCGATCAAGGGCTCGGGCTCAACGTTTCAAGTGATTATGCCATTGGAGTCTGTAGACGATTCGGTGGCCGTTGATTCAAAACCAAGTTCTGTTGGTGGATTACCGCAAACTCGTATCCTGATCGTGGAAGACAACGAAATGAATCAGGATGTTATGGGGATGGTGCTTGAAAAGCTTGGCCAGAAATATACGATCAAAGGAAATGGCTTACTCGGCTTGGAAGAGGCGACCCAAGCCAAGTACGACATGATATTTATGGATTGTCAGATGCCAGTTATGGATGGTTTTACAGCAGCAGAGAATATCCGTAGCCATGAGCTTAGCATCAACAAAAAGACTCCGATTATTGCGATGACCGCCAACGCCTTGAAGGCAATGAAGGAGCGCTGTCTCAGTTCGGGAATGGATGACTACGTGACAAAACCACTCACGATTGGAAAGGTCACTGAAACCATTGTCAAATGGGCTCCCGTAGATTGTGCTGAGAGTCAAGATCCAAAACTAGACTCCGAGCCTCAGCTTGAAACAGTATCGGCCCCGGAATTGGGTGAGGGGGATTCCGGTGATAACCAAATTATCGACTGGGCGATCATCGATGACCTAGAGTTTCTCAGTTCCCCAAAAGAGAACTATGTGGAGCAGCAAGTTGGCAAATTTCTAGCCGTTTGGCAGAGTTATGAATGTGAAATTAAGCTTGTTGAAGTTCCAGAAGAGCTCGCTAACAAGACTCATAAGTTTAAAACTAGTTGCGGCATTGTCGGCGCTCGCCAAGCTGTAAGTCGTTGTGCTGAAATGGAAAAGCTGGCTCGTGCCTATGAGATAGACCAGTTTTGGCGAGTGCTGGACCAGCTGCGTCAAGACGTAGAGCATGCTCGCACTGAACTTCAGAAGTATCTCGCAAAAAAGGTCGCCTAG
- a CDS encoding ABC transporter permease encodes MRKYLAIYKEFFSSALTEATTYKLHFILVIIMDLLFYGSTLLSVEIIYQQVDQIGVWSREEFMLFISFMLAIDHLHMAIISENFWNFSLLIRSGKLDFELLRPSGTLFTLFFRHIRVQTLLITPVPWGALIYFGQNLGLTWSQWLSLPLLIILGLTLLVSIEILLSMMMFVTVESFGINFLRMQLQQVSRWPDFIYRFKARIAFTFLIPVLLVGSAPMKILFHQDPLLQISLMIGAILLFWGLIRITWIKALTLYESASS; translated from the coding sequence ATGAGGAAATATCTTGCTATCTATAAGGAGTTTTTTTCCAGTGCCTTAACGGAAGCCACAACTTATAAACTCCACTTCATTCTTGTTATTATCATGGACCTTCTATTCTACGGTTCGACGCTACTGTCGGTGGAAATCATATACCAGCAGGTGGACCAAATTGGGGTTTGGAGCCGCGAGGAGTTCATGCTGTTCATATCGTTCATGCTCGCGATCGACCATCTCCATATGGCAATAATAAGCGAAAACTTTTGGAATTTTTCCCTCTTGATCCGGTCTGGCAAACTTGACTTCGAACTTCTACGACCCAGCGGTACCCTCTTCACCCTATTTTTTCGCCACATTCGGGTCCAGACCCTACTGATTACGCCAGTACCTTGGGGCGCTCTCATTTATTTCGGCCAGAACTTAGGCCTAACATGGAGTCAATGGCTAAGTCTGCCGCTTCTTATTATCCTAGGGCTCACCTTGCTTGTCAGTATTGAAATTTTGCTTTCAATGATGATGTTTGTCACAGTTGAGTCGTTTGGAATCAATTTTCTAAGGATGCAGCTCCAGCAAGTTTCTCGCTGGCCCGATTTCATCTATCGGTTTAAGGCAAGAATAGCCTTCACATTCTTAATTCCAGTATTGCTAGTAGGAAGTGCACCGATGAAGATCTTGTTCCATCAAGATCCTCTCCTACAGATCAGTTTGATGATTGGTGCGATCCTGCTTTTTTGGGGACTGATTCGTATTACTTGGATCAAAGCGCTGACTCTTTATGAGTCAGCATCCAGCTAG
- a CDS encoding pyridoxal-phosphate dependent enzyme: MNTTELNQTIQDKTRSLGHSLRSRIHPMSSMAKLWVKRDDELSFGVSGTKLRKIAALVHHWRENGVKKVIALGGDRSNHLVSCVQIFHEIGLDYEVWCQESHHQSMRGNQAYLRLLARPGQSRSLSREDWPHAQREAEAYAQSQADKTVVMAEGACQEEALWGGMSLGMDLLLNQAQEAMEFDHIFMDAGTGIGAAGMKAYLDAVGFKGVLHVVQMAPCDIQTWASKGSRLLGLETSATCELRIHQPATARSFGASNTKVMEEIVRFAREDGLLLDPIYTAKLFLTVRQLLPNILSPGQIGAVIHSGGGLAIEGFWEQLGRHL, translated from the coding sequence ATGAATACGACTGAACTCAACCAAACCATCCAAGATAAAACTCGCTCACTAGGTCACTCCTTGCGCTCACGGATTCACCCCATGAGTAGCATGGCTAAGCTCTGGGTTAAGCGGGATGACGAACTGAGTTTTGGAGTCTCGGGCACCAAGCTGCGAAAAATCGCAGCACTCGTCCACCATTGGCGCGAGAATGGGGTTAAAAAAGTGATTGCCCTTGGCGGGGACCGCTCCAATCATCTGGTGAGCTGTGTGCAAATCTTTCATGAAATCGGTTTGGATTACGAAGTCTGGTGTCAGGAGTCCCATCACCAAAGCATGCGAGGCAACCAGGCTTACTTACGGCTTCTTGCCAGGCCGGGGCAGAGTCGCAGCCTCAGCAGAGAGGACTGGCCACATGCGCAGCGGGAAGCTGAAGCCTACGCTCAATCACAAGCAGACAAAACAGTGGTCATGGCCGAAGGGGCTTGTCAAGAAGAAGCCCTTTGGGGAGGCATGAGTCTGGGCATGGATCTTTTACTCAATCAAGCTCAAGAGGCGATGGAGTTTGATCATATTTTCATGGATGCGGGAACAGGCATAGGTGCAGCTGGTATGAAGGCTTACCTAGACGCTGTTGGCTTCAAAGGAGTCCTGCACGTTGTTCAAATGGCTCCCTGCGACATTCAAACTTGGGCTAGCAAAGGCTCTAGGCTGCTCGGTCTTGAAACCTCTGCAACTTGTGAGCTGCGAATTCATCAACCAGCCACCGCCCGGTCCTTCGGCGCCAGTAACACAAAGGTCATGGAAGAGATTGTTCGTTTCGCGAGAGAGGATGGCCTGTTATTAGACCCGATTTATACTGCCAAGCTTTTCCTGACTGTTCGACAATTGCTGCCAAACATACTCAGTCCTGGACAGATAGGGGCGGTCATTCATTCCGGTGGAGGACTTGCTATCGAAGGCTTTTGGGAGCAGCTAGGACGCCATCTTTAG
- a CDS encoding endonuclease/exonuclease/phosphatase family protein, producing the protein MKKIAAALLIAIFATLPSPEFAIASNSLHLSAFNIQVLGRSKVSKSHVMEHLTNILNRNDLTFIQEIRDNTDEAIYKLQEQTNRFNSHKYQITVSKALGRTSSREQYAYLYNDDRIKLIHSEVYQDWDDRFEREPYIAIWQTPGAFRFATIGIHVKPDDVEQELRALGDVVSYVKDQHSMNAILVMGDLNADCDYFNPESLGFSMIDHKIKVWIEDHQDTTVSATHCAYDRFITTEALSPKVSKAAVFDYQEAYNLSLAAAKKVSDHYPIELQLNFASQEPPSTAPSKPMPNNPNLPSTCGLKPYWTPKNYCYATKDGSKKRVSASCCS; encoded by the coding sequence ATGAAGAAAATCGCTGCCGCTCTGCTTATTGCTATTTTTGCAACTTTGCCCTCACCTGAATTTGCGATTGCCTCTAACAGTCTTCATCTGTCTGCCTTCAACATCCAGGTCCTGGGCCGTTCCAAAGTGAGCAAGTCTCACGTCATGGAGCATCTGACAAACATTTTGAACCGCAACGATCTCACGTTTATTCAAGAAATTCGCGACAACACGGACGAGGCAATTTACAAGCTCCAAGAACAGACCAATCGCTTCAATAGCCACAAATATCAGATCACAGTGAGCAAAGCCTTGGGCCGAACGAGTTCTCGGGAGCAATATGCTTACCTTTACAACGATGATCGGATTAAACTCATTCACAGCGAAGTGTATCAAGACTGGGATGATCGGTTTGAGCGAGAACCTTATATTGCCATTTGGCAAACCCCCGGGGCGTTTCGCTTTGCAACAATTGGAATCCACGTGAAGCCCGATGATGTGGAGCAGGAGCTACGAGCGCTCGGAGACGTGGTTTCCTATGTGAAGGACCAACACAGCATGAACGCTATCTTGGTCATGGGCGATCTAAATGCCGACTGCGATTACTTTAACCCTGAATCCCTAGGCTTTTCCATGATCGATCACAAGATTAAAGTTTGGATCGAAGACCATCAGGACACGACAGTCTCTGCAACGCACTGTGCCTATGACCGATTCATTACCACCGAGGCGCTAAGCCCTAAAGTGAGCAAGGCTGCAGTTTTCGATTACCAAGAGGCCTACAACTTAAGTTTAGCGGCAGCCAAGAAAGTTTCTGACCACTACCCCATTGAATTGCAGCTGAACTTTGCTAGCCAAGAGCCTCCTTCAACAGCACCATCGAAACCTATGCCTAACAATCCAAACTTGCCTTCAACCTGCGGTTTGAAGCCCTACTGGACGCCAAAGAACTACTGCTATGCGACTAAAGATGGCTCCAAAAAGCGGGTGTCCGCGTCGTGCTGCTCATAG
- a CDS encoding response regulator, protein MPEKKREIIIIDDDLEIIESVTFILSKRGIGVRGFPNGNDAIEFIKKNEYRGVLLCDAQMPKIDGWDVVKRIAGEGLGQRLVVNMLTGVTDPPEKSESCAPYIFEYLTKPFENEELVRMIESSFAVLEGDVA, encoded by the coding sequence ATGCCCGAAAAAAAGCGGGAGATTATTATTATCGACGATGATCTAGAGATTATCGAGTCCGTGACTTTTATACTGTCAAAACGAGGTATTGGGGTGAGAGGCTTCCCCAATGGAAACGACGCCATCGAATTCATCAAAAAAAACGAGTATCGGGGAGTGCTCCTGTGCGACGCCCAGATGCCAAAAATAGATGGCTGGGATGTCGTGAAGAGAATCGCCGGCGAGGGGTTAGGGCAGCGCCTCGTTGTCAACATGCTTACCGGTGTCACAGATCCCCCAGAGAAATCCGAAAGCTGTGCACCTTATATATTTGAATATCTAACGAAGCCCTTCGAGAATGAAGAATTGGTGCGGATGATTGAATCGAGTTTTGCTGTGCTTGAAGGGGATGTTGCATGA
- a CDS encoding ATP-binding cassette domain-containing protein yields the protein MDEISLACNGLTKTFKKYIKKPGVIESFKSLVRRDFEIGTGVDHFDLEIRKGELVGLLGPNGAGKTTLMKMFSGIIVPSSGACQVLGHTPHRRAMAFRKKIALVMGQKGQLWWDIPAMDSFLLLQKYYEIDEQRFKQRLGHLADSLGVSTLLNVHVRRLSLGERMKMELIACLLHEPEIIFLDEPTIGLDLISQQTIRAFIADYQQRNGTTIVLTSHYMADIDALCDRIVLIFDGKKTYDGSIEDFGSILGREKFLTVQFEQAVDQTDSIWSDLDPKWLSGGQKVELRVPEEQLRQRTIDILQKFPAIDFQTEKLPVERVMHTILANPEILE from the coding sequence ATGGACGAAATCTCATTAGCCTGCAATGGGCTAACAAAAACCTTCAAAAAGTACATTAAAAAGCCAGGTGTTATAGAAAGCTTCAAGTCTCTTGTGCGACGAGACTTCGAAATAGGAACCGGTGTCGATCACTTCGATCTGGAAATCCGCAAAGGTGAGTTGGTCGGGCTTTTGGGCCCCAATGGCGCTGGGAAAACAACTCTGATGAAGATGTTTTCTGGAATCATTGTTCCAAGCTCGGGGGCTTGCCAAGTCTTGGGTCACACACCCCATCGGCGAGCGATGGCATTTCGTAAAAAAATAGCGTTGGTGATGGGGCAAAAAGGTCAGTTGTGGTGGGACATCCCAGCCATGGATTCATTTCTGCTTCTGCAAAAATACTACGAAATCGATGAGCAGCGGTTCAAACAGAGGCTGGGGCATCTCGCCGACTCCTTGGGAGTTTCAACTCTCCTGAATGTTCACGTTCGAAGATTGTCACTGGGTGAGCGGATGAAGATGGAGTTGATTGCGTGCCTTCTTCACGAACCAGAAATCATTTTTCTTGATGAGCCAACAATTGGACTCGATCTGATTTCTCAGCAAACCATTCGAGCATTTATTGCTGACTACCAACAACGGAACGGTACAACCATTGTTCTAACCTCTCACTATATGGCCGATATTGATGCACTTTGCGATCGAATTGTACTGATCTTTGATGGCAAGAAAACCTACGATGGCAGTATCGAAGATTTTGGCTCTATCTTGGGCCGCGAGAAGTTTCTAACTGTTCAATTCGAACAAGCGGTCGATCAGACAGATTCCATCTGGTCGGACCTTGACCCCAAGTGGTTGTCAGGAGGGCAAAAAGTAGAATTGCGTGTTCCCGAGGAGCAACTCAGACAAAGGACCATCGACATCCTTCAAAAGTTCCCTGCGATCGACTTCCAAACGGAAAAGCTACCGGTCGAACGAGTTATGCATACCATTCTTGCCAACCCAGAAATCCTAGAGTAA
- a CDS encoding Mpo1-like protein, with the protein MEDHRRLDDEGKKMSFIEEYKKSHTHPINHATHAIGIPMIVVSLPLFFYNWQLAIALFVVGWVFQFIGHYFEGQPPAFFKNPAFLIVGPIWWLRKILGLEKPK; encoded by the coding sequence ATGGAAGACCACCGTAGACTAGATGATGAAGGTAAGAAAATGTCTTTTATCGAAGAGTATAAAAAAAGTCATACACACCCTATTAATCACGCGACCCATGCGATCGGCATTCCCATGATTGTGGTTTCACTACCTCTATTTTTTTACAACTGGCAGCTAGCTATTGCCTTGTTCGTTGTGGGTTGGGTTTTTCAGTTTATCGGTCACTATTTCGAAGGGCAGCCTCCAGCATTCTTTAAAAACCCGGCCTTTTTGATCGTAGGACCTATTTGGTGGCTGAGAAAGATACTTGGTTTGGAAAAACCAAAATAA
- a CDS encoding ABC transporter permease: MKRLRKWWQTMTISMTKQMAYKTNFLLLMIGPSLVFFFIKYNVWTAIFETQGASASIEGYTLTSMLQYQAWVLIVALFAQSYNSMSLAEEIRLGRISSYLVYPFNFWEHHAASFLGLLVIQSLICGVSIIVFNSVDLLGELSIITLFQGFCLAFLVAILWYALNFLMGIIAFWLEETWVLRVMFLTISQFFSGSLLPLEVFPQWLREIVMYTPFPYLTWAPVKAFMGELSIPLEQGILVILFWIGVSAILATFTWSRGVRLYTAAGM, from the coding sequence ATGAAACGCTTGCGCAAGTGGTGGCAAACCATGACCATCAGTATGACTAAGCAGATGGCCTACAAGACGAACTTCCTCTTGCTTATGATCGGGCCTAGCCTTGTATTTTTCTTTATCAAATACAACGTTTGGACTGCAATATTCGAAACCCAGGGCGCTAGCGCAAGCATCGAGGGCTACACCCTCACGAGCATGTTGCAGTACCAGGCTTGGGTTTTGATCGTCGCGCTCTTTGCTCAGAGCTATAATAGCATGAGCCTTGCCGAAGAAATTCGTCTGGGGCGCATCAGCTCATACCTTGTTTACCCGTTTAACTTTTGGGAGCATCACGCCGCTAGTTTTTTGGGTCTATTGGTCATTCAGAGCTTGATCTGCGGGGTGAGCATCATCGTCTTTAATAGTGTTGACCTGCTTGGTGAGCTATCAATCATAACCCTATTCCAGGGTTTTTGCTTAGCCTTTTTGGTGGCCATACTTTGGTACGCTCTCAACTTCCTAATGGGAATCATCGCCTTCTGGCTCGAAGAAACTTGGGTCTTACGGGTGATGTTTCTAACCATCAGCCAGTTCTTTTCTGGCTCCCTGCTCCCTCTTGAGGTGTTTCCGCAGTGGCTGCGGGAGATTGTGATGTATACACCGTTTCCCTATCTTACTTGGGCTCCTGTAAAAGCATTTATGGGAGAACTGAGCATCCCACTAGAACAGGGGATACTGGTCATCCTGTTTTGGATTGGAGTTTCTGCAATCTTAGCAACGTTCACCTGGAGTCGCGGCGTTCGGCTCTACACCGCAGCAGGAATGTGA
- a CDS encoding response regulator: protein MKTILIVDDVKEMRDLLNKIVTKMGYQALEAATGQEALKLLDESPKIEVVLLDMGLPDIDGLEVATSIRKKDESMKICFITGKGDYEYVKAAGKVGAVSYIVKPIRPSLVIERLKQIVA, encoded by the coding sequence GTGAAGACGATTCTTATTGTCGACGATGTCAAAGAAATGCGCGACCTGTTGAATAAGATAGTGACTAAAATGGGGTACCAGGCGCTTGAAGCGGCCACAGGTCAAGAGGCTCTTAAATTACTCGATGAGTCGCCAAAAATCGAAGTTGTTCTTCTTGATATGGGCCTACCAGACATCGATGGGCTGGAGGTAGCGACTAGTATCAGAAAGAAGGACGAGTCCATGAAGATCTGCTTTATCACAGGTAAGGGAGACTACGAATACGTAAAGGCAGCTGGCAAAGTTGGTGCGGTTTCTTACATCGTTAAACCCATCAGACCCAGTTTAGTTATCGAACGACTCAAGCAAATAGTGGCTTAG
- a CDS encoding heme NO-binding domain-containing protein — protein sequence MKGIVFNLLESFLTEVAGEDAYEDIFDTCNFKTQEPFVGPGTYPDEDFLELVVKACEALNINPEDAQKKFGEFCFDKLVGAHPDFVKEGMTVKEFILSIDQIIHVEVRKLYPGAVTPTFVYHDSGDDSTLEIDYSSPRNLCFFMEGLLQGCGKYFNKGLSFKQTSCVHRGGAKCHFALEFDEASTWKKAG from the coding sequence ATGAAGGGTATCGTTTTCAATCTACTAGAAAGCTTTCTTACCGAGGTTGCGGGAGAGGATGCCTACGAGGACATTTTCGATACATGTAACTTCAAGACTCAAGAGCCGTTCGTCGGGCCCGGTACCTATCCCGATGAAGACTTTTTGGAACTGGTAGTCAAAGCTTGTGAAGCGTTGAATATAAACCCTGAAGATGCTCAGAAGAAGTTTGGTGAGTTCTGCTTTGATAAGCTAGTTGGGGCTCACCCTGACTTTGTTAAAGAGGGGATGACGGTAAAGGAATTTATCCTTTCCATTGACCAGATCATTCACGTTGAAGTGCGAAAACTTTATCCAGGTGCTGTGACTCCTACGTTTGTCTATCACGATAGTGGCGACGACTCTACTCTAGAGATTGATTATAGCTCGCCACGGAATCTTTGTTTCTTCATGGAAGGGCTGCTTCAGGGCTGTGGCAAGTACTTCAACAAAGGTCTATCATTCAAGCAAACAAGCTGTGTCCATAGGGGAGGAGCGAAGTGCCACTTTGCTCTGGAATTTGATGAGGCATCCACATGGAAGAAAGCCGGCTAA
- a CDS encoding ATP-binding protein: protein MAKKSEKSVFWPEFGTIELRIAFKIVFFSTIIALMMTVLQISVDYAKDVDNVNRHFKTIENSYLKSLATSLWVMDPNQINTISQGIHSLPDVTYTEVTWDNGETIVSLGERPIDNKLERTFQLLYEGQKGKQQVGNITVVLSLEEVVERSFDRILLILLTNGLKTFAVCIFIFYIVRKHITKNLIKIANYLNSKESPGTLTLHENDRKKDDELAIVVDAINTMQLSLEEHINELKTHKVELEETVRVKTKALKESFEEKTSLLRIVCHDLANPLSIISGSAEILTSLDLSPEKTKERYAAIQRASHMMNEILLNVREMESVASGKKTIKLTPVDLREVFENICFVFRDRLIEKNIQINIDNQLPSGTMCMADPVTLSNQVLSNLISNAIKFSFQDSTIDLIARQEGDQVHIIVRDHGVGMSQEHLAEIFNPKRQTTRIGTEGEVGTGFGMPLVKTFMEKYGGEVEVESTSADIDPEKHGSSFHLYLKMAS from the coding sequence ATGGCAAAGAAGTCCGAAAAATCTGTGTTTTGGCCAGAGTTTGGCACCATTGAGCTGAGAATCGCCTTCAAAATCGTGTTCTTCAGCACAATAATTGCGTTAATGATGACTGTTTTACAGATTTCTGTGGACTATGCGAAAGATGTCGATAACGTCAACAGGCACTTTAAAACAATCGAGAACAGCTACCTCAAGTCGCTTGCTACTAGCCTATGGGTCATGGACCCGAATCAGATCAACACGATTAGTCAAGGCATCCACAGCCTTCCAGATGTAACCTATACCGAAGTTACCTGGGATAACGGGGAGACCATAGTCTCGCTTGGCGAGCGCCCGATCGATAACAAGCTTGAACGCACCTTTCAGCTGTTGTACGAAGGCCAAAAAGGCAAGCAACAAGTTGGCAACATTACTGTTGTCCTAAGCCTTGAAGAAGTTGTGGAGCGGAGTTTCGACAGGATACTACTGATCCTTCTTACCAATGGCTTAAAGACTTTTGCCGTGTGTATCTTCATCTTTTATATCGTTCGCAAACACATTACTAAAAACCTTATTAAAATTGCCAACTACTTGAATAGCAAAGAATCCCCAGGGACCCTTACACTTCATGAAAACGATAGGAAAAAAGACGATGAATTAGCCATCGTTGTCGATGCCATCAATACTATGCAGTTAAGTTTAGAGGAACACATCAACGAACTTAAAACCCACAAAGTAGAGCTGGAAGAAACGGTTCGAGTGAAAACCAAAGCTCTTAAGGAGTCGTTCGAAGAGAAAACCAGCCTGCTTCGTATCGTATGCCATGACCTTGCTAACCCGTTGAGTATTATCAGTGGCAGTGCTGAGATCTTAACCAGCTTGGACCTTTCTCCAGAGAAGACCAAGGAACGCTACGCAGCCATTCAAAGAGCATCCCATATGATGAACGAAATCTTGCTAAACGTTCGGGAGATGGAATCTGTCGCATCTGGTAAGAAAACCATTAAGCTAACCCCTGTCGACCTTCGAGAGGTGTTCGAAAATATTTGCTTTGTATTCCGTGATCGCCTCATAGAAAAAAATATCCAGATCAATATCGACAATCAACTGCCTTCGGGCACCATGTGTATGGCCGATCCCGTGACCTTGAGCAACCAAGTGCTCAGCAACCTCATTTCAAATGCTATCAAGTTTTCATTTCAAGACTCCACTATCGATCTTATAGCTAGGCAAGAGGGCGATCAGGTTCATATTATTGTTCGTGATCACGGGGTAGGCATGTCCCAAGAGCACTTGGCTGAAATATTCAATCCTAAGAGGCAAACGACCCGCATCGGTACTGAAGGTGAGGTGGGTACTGGGTTTGGAATGCCCCTTGTGAAAACATTTATGGAAAAGTATGGCGGCGAAGTTGAAGTGGAAAGCACTTCAGCAGATATAGACCCGGAAAAGCATGGTAGCTCTTTCCACCTTTATCTAAAGATGGCGTCCTAG